From Nycticebus coucang isolate mNycCou1 chromosome 6, mNycCou1.pri, whole genome shotgun sequence, the proteins below share one genomic window:
- the LOC128589138 gene encoding LOW QUALITY PROTEIN: SH2 domain-containing adapter protein E-like (The sequence of the model RefSeq protein was modified relative to this genomic sequence to represent the inferred CDS: inserted 2 bases in 1 codon; substituted 1 base at 1 genomic stop codon), translating into MQWPAVPSASPCLGWDSSIACSAATTLLSRAGRAPLMAARWFKELPLTLKTASERARPGGGGGGKPRKNSEAGGAGPTPGKGRKNSAVELGSGRAGAGPPKDSRLSRDSLQGLIQAAAGRKNSRATEEEPHRGTAKSSGCSTYINRLIKVDTQEKNGKSSYPSSSSSGSTSSSSSASSSPSSLGPELDKGKIVKQQDTVIILEDYADPYDAKRTKGQRDAERVGENDGYMEPYDAXTEIRRRGSKDPLVKAVQLRDSPCEPVESGLKSEALAKRRGSKDLLGRPLPLYDTPYEPADGAPRAEGRAWPPEGRLPXDDERPAAEYEWPWEWKKEQLARALAVQFEGSERPSVREETVRQHHRQKSWTQKILKPSLSDHSDGEKVDPGLPLEKQPWYHGAITRAEAESRLQPCKEAGYLVRNSESGNSRYSIALKTSQGCVHIIVAQTKDNKYTLNQTSAVFDSIPEVVHYYSKEKLPFKGAEHMTLLYPVHNKLH; encoded by the exons ATGCAGTGGCCCGCGGTCCCTAGTGCCTCTCCGTGTCTGGGCTGGGACTCCTCGATCGCCTGCTCCGCGGCCACGACGCTCCTGAGCCGAGCCGGCAGGGCCCCTCTCATGGCGGCCAGGTGGTTCAAGGAACTCCCCCTGACCCTGAAGACCGCGTCCGAGCGGGCCAGGCccgggggcgggggcggcggcAAACCCCGCAAGAACTCGGAGGCCGGCGGCGCGGGGCCCACCCCGGGGAAGGGCCGCAAAAACTCCGCGGTGGAGCTGGGGAGCGGCAGGGCCGGCGCAGGCCCCCCCAAAGACAGCCGGCTGTCCCGGGACAGCCTTCAGGGCCTGATTCAGGCCGCTGCGGGTCGCAAGAACTCCCGGGCCACCGAGGAGGAGCCCCACCGGGGCACGGCCAAGAGCTCAGGCTGCAGCACCTACATCAACAGGCTCATCAAGGTGGACACTCAGGAGAAGAACGGGAAAAGCAGCtaccccagcagcagcagcagcggcagcaccagctcctcttcctccgcatcctcctccccttcctccctgggCCCCGAGCTGGACAAGGGCAAGATTGTGAAGCAGCAAGACACGGTCATCATTTTAGAAGACTACGCTGACCCTTATGATGCCAAACGGACAAAGGGTCAAAGAGATGCAGAAAGAGTAGGAGAGAACGATGGTTACATGGAACCCTATGATGC AACAGAAATTAGACGCCGCGGTTCCAAAGACCCCCTGGTGAAGGCCGTCCAGCTGCGGGACAGCCCCTGCGAGCCAGTGGAGAGCGGCCTAAAGTCCGAGGCGTTAGCCAAGAGACGGGGCTCCAAGGACCTCCTTGGGAGACCGCTGCCCCTGTATGACACCCCGTATGAGCCTGCAGATGGGGCACCCAGGGCAGAGGGGAGGGCGTGGCCCCCTGAGGGCCGGCTGCCCTAAGATGACGAGCGGCCAGCAGCAGAGTATGAGTGGCCGTGGGAGTGGAAGAAGGAGCAGCTGGCACGTGCACTGGCAGTCCAGTTTGAAGGATCTGAGCGACCTTCTGTCAGGGAGGAGACAGTGAGGCAGCACCACCGGCAGAAGAGCTGGACCCAGAAGATCTTAAAGCCATCGCTCTCTGACCACAGTGATGGAGAGAAAGTGGACCCAGGCCTGCCCCTGGAGAAGCAGCCTTGGTATCATGGTGCCATTACCCGTGCTGAGGCTGAGAGTCGACTACAACCCTGCAAAGAAGCTGGTTATCTGGTTCGAAACAGTGAGTCAGGGAACAGTAGGTACTCCATTGCACTAAAGACTAGTCAAGGATGTGTCCACATCATAGTGGCTCAGACCAAGGACAACAAATACACGCTGAATCAGACAAGCGCTGTGTTTGACAGCATCCCCGAAGTGGTACACTACTATTCTAAAGAGAAGTTGCCTTTCAAAGGGGCAGAGCACATGACCTTACTCTACCCAGTGCATAACAAGCTTCACTGA